Proteins encoded in a region of the Bacteroidota bacterium genome:
- the lexA gene encoding transcriptional repressor LexA yields MSSVDLTSRQQKVYNFVKQFIEENGYPPTLQDISDKLKIQPSAARMHLLLMEKKKALRYVPNTSRGIELLHERPAGIPIYGSAPAGHPFASQENMVDTFEVRRYITASDDLFGIYVRGDSMKDAQLSTGDLLFVDPKKDPRNGEIVVAAVEGEPTIKRYYREEAGIVLRPENKKYKPIHVSRSDENFKVLGVVVGMIRALDKKKIDALTDEYKAYSKAS; encoded by the coding sequence ATGTCGTCTGTCGATCTCACTTCCCGCCAGCAAAAGGTCTATAACTTCGTGAAACAGTTCATCGAGGAGAACGGCTATCCGCCGACGCTGCAGGACATCTCTGATAAGTTGAAGATCCAGCCGAGCGCCGCGCGGATGCATCTTCTTCTGATGGAGAAGAAAAAGGCGCTGCGCTATGTTCCGAACACGTCGCGGGGGATCGAACTGCTGCATGAACGGCCGGCCGGCATCCCGATCTACGGAAGCGCGCCGGCGGGGCATCCGTTTGCCTCCCAGGAAAATATGGTCGATACGTTCGAGGTCCGGCGCTACATCACCGCCTCCGACGATCTCTTCGGCATTTACGTGCGCGGCGACAGCATGAAGGACGCGCAGCTTTCTACCGGCGACCTCCTGTTTGTCGACCCTAAAAAGGACCCCCGCAACGGCGAGATTGTCGTTGCTGCTGTAGAAGGGGAGCCGACCATCAAACGGTATTATAGAGAAGAGGCGGGCATTGTGCTCCGTCCGGAAAACAAAAAATACAAGCCGATTCACGTCAGCAGGAGCGACGAGAATTTCAAAGTGCTCGGCGTTGTGGTCGGCATGATCCGGGCGCTTGACAAAAAGAAGATCGATGCATTGACCGATGAATACAAGGCATATTCGAAAGCGTCATGA
- a CDS encoding SRPBCC domain-containing protein, which yields MGKQLILRKTMRIDAPVPKVWEALTSPALIKQYFFGTTVISDWKVGSPIRFTGTWEGKGYEDKGTILKFEKQKVFQYNYWSSFSSLPDAPENYSVLTFELTPRGNSTELLLTQDNIPSEAALEHTGKNWDGVLGTMKKLVEK from the coding sequence ATGGGCAAACAACTGATCTTGCGGAAGACGATGCGCATCGATGCTCCGGTGCCGAAGGTGTGGGAAGCATTGACTTCTCCGGCGTTGATAAAGCAATACTTCTTCGGAACCACGGTCATCTCCGATTGGAAAGTTGGTAGTCCCATCCGTTTTACCGGAACGTGGGAAGGGAAAGGATACGAGGACAAAGGGACGATCCTGAAATTTGAAAAACAGAAAGTCTTCCAATACAATTATTGGAGCTCTTTTTCGTCGCTCCCCGATGCTCCTGAAAATTATTCCGTTCTGACGTTTGAGCTCACGCCGCGCGGCAACAGCACCGAGCTTTTGCTGACGCAGGACAATATTCCCAGCGAGGCGGCGCTGGAGCACACGGGCAAGAATTGGGACGGTGTGCTGGGGACGATGAAGAAGCTGGTGGAGAAATAA
- a CDS encoding VOC family protein, translating to MTSQNNNHRIDYIEFSATDIPAIKSFYTAVFGWKFTDYGPDYVSFEDGRISGGFAKAAKISGNGALIVIYATELMKTEEAVVRSGGNITKPPFDFPGGRRFHFTDPSGNELAVWSEK from the coding sequence GTGACGTCTCAGAACAACAACCATCGTATCGACTATATCGAATTCTCCGCCACGGATATTCCGGCGATTAAGAGCTTTTACACGGCTGTTTTTGGCTGGAAATTCACCGATTACGGTCCGGATTATGTCAGTTTTGAGGATGGCCGGATCAGCGGAGGCTTTGCAAAGGCTGCGAAGATTTCCGGGAACGGGGCGCTCATCGTCATTTATGCTACTGAGCTGATGAAAACGGAGGAAGCCGTTGTCCGCAGCGGCGGGAACATAACGAAGCCGCCGTTCGATTTCCCCGGCGGACGCCGTTTTCATTTTACTGATCCGAGTGGAAATGAACTTGCCGTATGGAGCGAGAAGTAG